A DNA window from Streptococcus mutans contains the following coding sequences:
- the ezrA gene encoding septation ring formation regulator EzrA codes for MSSGIVLLIVAIVLVVIIAYLIAIIIRKRNDSLITKLEERKQNLFDLPVNDEIEEVKKLHLIGQSQTTFREWNQKWVDLSLNSFSDIENHIFEAENLNDTFNFIRAHSQINNIESQLNLAEEDIKAIREALAVLKEQEEKNSARVLHALEMYESLQASIEEGDSNFGITMPEIEKQLKNIEAEFSQFVTLNSSGDPVEASEILDRAEEHTIALGQMTEKIPAIVAKLEDDFPDQLDDLESGYRRLLEENYHFPEKNIEERFQEVREAIGNNSNELVSLDLDKAESENEAIQEKIDSLYDIFEREIRAHKNIVKSKKIIPAYLEHAKKNNEQLEAEIERLNHRYILNEKEELNVRDFNEEIASVEKDVLPIIENFDTQEKPFSVLEDKFDRAIKKLDLVEEGQLDVFNSLKNIENVEKTARQKLDSYINRLHAIKRFMEKRNLPGIPQDFLSVFFTTSAQLEALMDELNRARIHIETVNRMTEAATVAVENLEETAYRVVQNATLTEQLLQYSNRYRSFEPSVQESFDIALKLFETDYDYQGSFDEISYSLETVEPGVTDRFVSSYEKTRETIRF; via the coding sequence ATGTCTAGCGGAATTGTATTGCTGATAGTGGCAATTGTATTGGTAGTGATTATTGCCTATCTTATTGCTATTATTATCAGAAAACGAAATGATTCGTTAATCACAAAATTGGAAGAACGCAAACAAAATCTTTTTGATTTGCCCGTCAATGATGAAATTGAAGAAGTAAAGAAACTGCATTTGATTGGTCAAAGTCAAACGACTTTTCGTGAATGGAATCAAAAATGGGTTGATTTGTCACTCAATTCATTTAGTGATATTGAAAATCATATTTTTGAAGCAGAAAACCTTAATGATACCTTTAATTTCATTCGTGCTCATAGTCAAATTAATAATATTGAAAGCCAGTTAAATCTAGCAGAAGAAGATATTAAGGCAATCAGAGAAGCGCTTGCTGTTTTGAAAGAGCAGGAAGAAAAAAACAGTGCTCGTGTTTTACATGCGCTTGAAATGTATGAAAGTTTGCAAGCTTCTATTGAAGAAGGAGATAGCAATTTTGGTATTACCATGCCTGAAATCGAAAAGCAGCTCAAAAATATTGAAGCTGAATTCTCGCAATTTGTAACTTTAAATTCATCTGGAGATCCTGTTGAAGCATCGGAAATTCTTGATCGTGCTGAAGAACATACCATTGCTCTTGGGCAAATGACGGAGAAAATTCCTGCTATTGTGGCTAAATTGGAAGATGATTTCCCAGATCAATTGGATGATTTGGAATCAGGCTACCGCCGTCTTTTGGAAGAAAATTATCATTTCCCTGAAAAGAATATTGAGGAACGTTTTCAAGAAGTTCGTGAAGCTATTGGCAATAACTCCAATGAACTTGTTTCCCTAGATCTTGATAAGGCTGAGTCTGAAAATGAAGCGATTCAGGAAAAAATTGATTCTCTTTATGATATTTTTGAACGTGAAATTCGTGCGCATAAGAATATTGTCAAAAGCAAAAAGATTATCCCGGCTTACTTGGAACATGCCAAGAAAAATAATGAGCAGTTAGAAGCAGAAATTGAGCGTCTCAATCACAGATATATCTTAAATGAAAAAGAAGAACTCAATGTGCGTGACTTTAATGAAGAAATAGCTAGTGTAGAAAAAGATGTCTTGCCGATTATTGAGAATTTTGATACTCAAGAAAAACCATTCTCTGTTTTGGAAGACAAATTTGATCGTGCTATTAAGAAACTTGACCTTGTTGAAGAAGGTCAGCTGGATGTTTTTAATAGCTTAAAAAACATTGAAAATGTTGAAAAGACGGCACGTCAGAAATTAGATAGCTATATTAATCGGCTTCATGCCATTAAACGTTTTATGGAAAAACGCAATTTGCCTGGTATTCCGCAAGATTTTCTCAGTGTTTTCTTTACAACAAGTGCTCAGTTAGAAGCCTTAATGGATGAGTTGAATCGTGCTCGTATTCATATTGAAACCGTCAATCGGATGACAGAAGCAGCGACAGTAGCTGTAGAGAATTTGGAAGAAACGGCTTACCGTGTTGTTCAAAATGCAACACTGACAGAGCAGTTGCTGCAATATTCAAACCGTTACCGCAGTTTTGAACCAAGTGTTCAAGAAAGCTTTGATATTGCCCTTAAGCTCTTTGAAACTGATTATGACTACCAAGGTTCTTTTGATGAAATTTCTTATTCTTTAGAGACAGTAGAACCCGGCGTTACTGATCGTTTTGTTTCTTCTTATGAAAAAACGCGTGAAACCATTCGATTTTAA
- the hisC gene encoding histidinol-phosphate transaminase: MIRGLRQIEPYVAGVQPAERKMIKLNTNENAYGASPKVREALANFDVDNLRKYSTLEQADLRAALANNLKVKPEQLIIANGSDDVLSIAFLAFFNNDEPVLFPDLTYGFYKVWADLYRVNYHEIPLAEDFTINTEDYLADNGGIILTNPNAPTGIYKPLNEIEKLLKANQDTVVIIDEAYISFGGQSALSLLNKYNNLVITRTFSKDAALAGLRVGYAIANEPLIAVMNAVKHSINPYSVDLLAERLATAAVEDWSYYQENAKKIQKTRAWFSEQLVKQGFDVLPSQANFVLTKPHDLATAKLFEELEARKIYVRYFPKVERIKDYLRISMGTQEEMEEVVKAIEEIRG, encoded by the coding sequence ATGATTAGAGGATTACGACAAATTGAACCTTATGTAGCAGGAGTTCAACCTGCTGAAAGGAAGATGATTAAGTTGAATACCAATGAAAATGCTTATGGTGCTAGTCCCAAAGTTCGTGAGGCTTTAGCCAATTTTGATGTTGATAATTTACGTAAGTATTCGACGCTTGAACAGGCTGATTTGCGAGCTGCCTTGGCTAACAATTTAAAGGTTAAGCCTGAACAGTTGATAATTGCTAATGGTTCAGATGATGTTTTATCTATTGCTTTCTTGGCCTTTTTCAATAACGATGAACCCGTCCTTTTCCCAGATTTAACGTATGGTTTTTATAAGGTTTGGGCAGATCTTTATCGGGTTAACTATCATGAAATTCCTTTAGCTGAGGATTTCACCATAAACACAGAAGACTATTTAGCTGATAATGGCGGGATTATCTTGACCAATCCTAATGCCCCTACTGGCATTTACAAGCCTCTGAATGAAATTGAAAAGCTTCTCAAAGCCAATCAAGATACCGTAGTCATTATTGATGAGGCTTATATCAGTTTTGGCGGCCAATCGGCTCTTTCCTTATTAAATAAGTATAATAATCTTGTTATTACACGTACCTTTTCTAAGGATGCGGCTTTAGCAGGTTTGCGCGTTGGTTATGCCATTGCCAATGAGCCTTTGATTGCTGTTATGAATGCTGTTAAACATTCCATCAATCCTTATTCTGTTGATTTGTTGGCTGAAAGGTTGGCGACGGCAGCCGTTGAAGACTGGTCCTATTATCAGGAAAATGCTAAAAAGATTCAAAAGACCCGAGCTTGGTTTTCTGAGCAGTTAGTCAAACAAGGTTTTGATGTTTTGCCTAGTCAAGCAAATTTTGTCTTGACAAAACCCCATGATCTTGCGACAGCAAAGCTATTTGAAGAATTAGAAGCTAGAAAAATTTATGTCCGCTATTTTCCAAAAGTCGAACGGATTAAAGATTATTTGCGGATTTCGATGGGGACACAAGAGGAAATGGAAGAGGTCGTTAAGGCCATTGAGGAAATAAGAGGATGA